Proteins co-encoded in one Bacillus paramycoides genomic window:
- the resA gene encoding thiol-disulfide oxidoreductase ResA: MKKNRLLFRVIILLILSGAVGFTLYQGYFTKEEKMQIGKEAPNFVVTDLEGKKIELKDLKGKGVFLNFWGTWCKPCEKEMPYMNELYPKYKEKGVEIIALDADETDIAVKNFVKQYDLKFPVAIDKGGEIIKTYGVIPLPTSFLIDKNGKVIQEIKGEQTIEQLEEYLKKITP, encoded by the coding sequence ATGAAAAAAAATCGTTTATTATTTCGTGTTATTATTCTGCTCATTTTAAGCGGTGCTGTAGGATTTACACTTTATCAAGGGTATTTCACTAAAGAAGAGAAAATGCAAATTGGAAAAGAAGCACCTAATTTCGTTGTAACAGATTTAGAAGGAAAGAAAATTGAATTAAAAGATTTAAAGGGAAAAGGTGTATTTTTAAACTTTTGGGGCACTTGGTGTAAACCTTGCGAGAAAGAAATGCCTTATATGAATGAATTATATCCAAAGTATAAAGAAAAAGGCGTTGAAATTATTGCGTTAGATGCAGATGAAACAGATATTGCTGTTAAGAATTTTGTAAAACAATACGATCTTAAGTTTCCAGTCGCAATTGATAAAGGTGGAGAAATTATAAAAACGTATGGAGTAATACCATTACCAACAAGCTTCTTAATTGATAAAAATGGTAAGGTAATTCAAGAGATTAAAGGTGAACAAACGATAGAACAATTGGAGGAGTATTTAAAGAAAATTACTCCGTAA